The proteins below are encoded in one region of Oryzias melastigma strain HK-1 linkage group LG9, ASM292280v2, whole genome shotgun sequence:
- the mvk gene encoding mevalonate kinase — translation MQVKDCLVSAPGKTILHGEHAVVHGKVALAVSLNLRTYLKLKASSNDKVCINLPNIDTFCCWDLSELQQFVPFINDKKDETQRLDAELVRRLRDFMGVTNGNLDNGSTASLAFLYIYLSVFASGELPGLTITVWSELPTGAGLGSSAAYSVCLAAALLCAAGTIPASLKEWDQTARWCQEDLECINSWAFQGETIIHGNPSGVDNAVGTWGGMLRFLAGKIIPLSRVPLLRILLTNTKVPRSTKALVARVKDKINKFPSIMNPVLESVDAISYTCEKVLTCEPITGEHYSVLEELIDINQHHLNVMGVGHPALDTLCRVTLAKGLHSKLTGAGGGGCGITLLRPETDSSVVQSTVQDLKDCGFDCWETSIGGPGVQQHSPSSVKEEILDILDRY, via the exons atgcaagTCAAGGACTGTCTGGTTTCTGCACCAGGGAAGACTATCCTCCACGGAGAGCATGCTGTCGTTCATGGaaag GTTGCCCTCGCTGTGAGCTTAAACCTTAGAACATATTTGAAACTAAAAGCCTCCTCCAATGACAAAGTCTGCATAAACCTGCCCAACATTGACACATTTTGCTGCTGGGACCTCTCTGAACTGCAGCAGTTTGTCCCGTTTATAAATG ATAAAAAGGATGAGACTCAGCGACTGGATGCTGAACTTGTGAGAAGGCTCCGGGACTTCATGGGTGTTACAAATGGAAACCTGGACAATGGCAGCACGGCCAGTTTAGCCTTTCTGTACATCTATCTGTCAGTGTTTGCATCGGG AGAGCTTCCCGGGCTGACGATAACTGTGTGGTCAGAGTTACCGACCGGAGCCGGATTGGGGTCCAGTGCAGCCTACTCGGTGTGTTTGGCTGCAGCTCTGCTCTGTGCTGCCGGTACCATTCCGGCTTCCCTCAAGGAGTGGGATCAAACCGCCAG GTGGTGTCAGGAGGACCTGGAGTGCATCAACAGTTGGGCTTTCCAAGGAGAGACCATCATCCACGGAAATCCTTCAGGAGTGGACAACGCGGTCGGAACGTGGG GTGGCATGCTGCGGTTCTTAGCCGGGAAGATCATACCGCTGAGCAG GGTGCCTTTATTAAGGATCCTCCTCACTAACACTAAAGTACCGCGCAGCACCAAAGCACTTGTTGCCAGGGTGAAGGACAAAATTAACAAG TTTCCCTCCATAATGAATCCTGTTCTTGAATCAGTTGATGCCATTTCTTACACTTGTGAAAAAGTCCTGACGTGTGAACCGATCACAGGAGAGCACTACAGCGTTCTAGAG GAACTGATCGATATCAACCAGCACCATCTGAACGTTATGGGTGTTGGGCATCCTGCTCTGGACACACTGTGCCGGGTCACACTGGCCAAAGGGCTCCACAGCAAGCTAACCGGCGCAGGGGGTGGAGGCTGTGGCATCACACTGCTGAGACCAG aaactgactCCTCTGTTGTCCAGAGCACAGTGCAGGATCTAAAAGACTGTGGCTTTGACTGCTGGGAAACGAGTATCGGTGGACCAGGTGTCCAACAGCATTCCCCTTCCTCTGTGAAGGAGGAAATTCTGGACATTTTAGATCGGTACTGA
- the mmab gene encoding corrinoid adenosyltransferase yields the protein MYRSNMASFIFRANFIRCAARSVASKHRTQYLWCPEKSYATTEDSKVPKIYTKTGDKGFSSTFTGERRPKEDHIFEALGNTDELSSAIGLAREFCLEKGHTFIHQLDKIQCILQDVGSNIATPRSSARDSHKKKTKFTSQPIADLEIWIDDFTNELPPLTNFILPSGGKSSAALHLARTVCRRAERSVAPIVRSGEADQDVAKFLNRLSDYLFTVARYAAMKEGKEETIYKRPE from the exons ATGTATAGGTCAAACATGGCATCGTTTATCTTTAGAGCAAACTTCATCCGCTGTGCAGCGAGAAGTGTCGCCAGTAAACATCGAACTCAATATCTGTGGTGTCCAGAGAAAAG TTATGCAACAACAGAAGACAGCAAAGTACCcaaaatatacacaaaaacaGGAGACAAAG GGTTCTCCAGCACATTCACTGGAGAAAGAAGACCAAAGGAAGATCATATATTTGAAGCATTGGGGAATACAGATGAGCTTTCATCAGCCATAGg atTGGCCAGAGAGTTTTGCCTTGAGAAAGGTCACACATTCATACATCAACTGGATAAG atCCAATGCATTCTACAAGATGTGGGCTCAAATATTGCAACTCCACGGTCATCTGCAAGAGACAGTCATAAAA aaaaaacaaagttcacaTCTCAGCCAATTGCAGACTTGGAAATCTGGATTGATGACTTTACGAATGAACTTCCACCGCTCACCAACTTCATTTTACCT tctGGTGGGAAAAGTAGTGCAGCTTTGCATTTAGCTCGGACAGTCTGTCGGAGAGCAGAGCGCAG cgTGGCTCCAATTGTGCGCTCGGGGGAGGCCGATCAAGATGTTGCCAAGTTTCTGAACAG gcTGAGTGACTACCTGTTCACAGTTGCCAGATATGCAGCCATGAAAGAAggcaaagaggaaacaatctACAAGAGACCAGAATAA
- the aldh3b2 gene encoding aldehyde dehydrogenase family 3 member B1, with amino-acid sequence MSSPPSPSPTRWFKALRRTRLGEPCLRTYPLECVDLLRRARIAFQAGRTLKECFRLTQLEALVRMLEEHECDFVDALGRDLHKPRFETVVFELITVKNEALHALTNLKKWMQPQPVEKNLSTTLDECLVISEPLGVVFIMGSWCNPVQMCLVPLVGAIAAGNCALVSPSEYTVHTAELLHRLIPFYLDNECFHVILAGISDLPEIVELKFDHVFFTGNKEEGGKIAVAAARTLTPVTLILGSKNPCYVDQNCDVPTTVQRIAWACFHNAGQSLTAPSYILCHTDVKARLVQALKCCLMEFYGPDPRESRSFGRMVNLDIFSRTRDLLWRSGKVVVGGQVTEAEKYIAPTVLTEVAESDPIMQQEVFGPVLPILSVNDVDEAIAFINKQEKPLCVYAYSTNSKVISRIMQETSSGSFCSNDCILQSLMVALPFGGVGACGMGSFHGRYSFETFSHRKASLLRGTRFECVTYLRFPPYEDRNLSLMTWACALSQKSQGWCQIL; translated from the exons ATGAGCAGTCCACCGAGTCCTTCTCCAACCCGCTGGTTCAAAGCTCTACGCAG GACCAGGCTGGGGGAGCCCTGCTTGAGGACATACCCCTTAGAGTGTGTGGATTTGTTGAGACGGGCCAGAATTGCTTTTCAAGCCGGACGCACCCTCAAGGAATGCTTCAGACTGACCCAGTTGGAGGCTCTTGTGCGGATGCTGGAGGAACATGAGTGTGACTTTGTGGATGCTCTCGGGAGGGATCTTCATAAA ccTCGGTTTGAAACTGTTGTGTTCGAACTGATCACAGTGAAGAATGAGGCTCTTCATGCCCTCACTAACCTGAAGAAGTGGATGCAACCACAACCTGTGGAGAAGAACCTG TCCACCACGCTGGATGAGTGTCTGGTGATCAGTGAGCCGCTGGGGGTCGTTTTCATCATGGGGTCCTGGTGCAACCCGGTCCAAATGTGCCTGGTGCCGTTGGTTGGTGCCATTGCAGCAG GAAACTGTGCTCTTGTCAGTCCTTCTGAGTACACTGTACACACGGCAGAACTCCTCCATCGCCTCATTCCCTTCTATTTGGACAAT GAATGCTTCCATGTGATTCTTGCAGGCATCAGCGACCTGCCTGAGATAGTGGAACTCAAGTTTGACCATGTTTTCTTCACAG GAAACAAAGAGGAAGGAGGCAAGATTGCTGTGGCGGCGGCACGCACCCTCACACCTGTTACTTTGATCCTTGGGAGTAAAAACCCGTGTTATGTCGACCAGAACTGTGACGTCCCGACCACCGTGCAGCGCATCGCTTGGGCGTGTTTTCACAACGCAGGACAAAGCCTAACGGCTCCTAGTTACATTTTGTGCCACACGGATGTCAAAGCACGACTAGTTCAGGCACTCAAGTGCTGTTTGATGGAGTTTTATGGTCCTGACCCCAGAGAGTCTCGCAGCTTCGGCCGCATGGTCAACCTGGATATCTTCAGCCGGACTAGAGATCTGCTGTGGAGGTCTGGGAAAGTGGTTGTCGGTGGACAAGTGACAGAGGCAGAGAAATACATCG caccaaCAGTTTTGACAGAAGTGGCAGAATCCGACCCCATCATGCAGCAGGAGGTTTTTGGTCCAGTTCTGCCAATACTGTCTGTAAACGACGTGGATGAAGCAATTGCCTTCATTAACAAACAAGAAAAGCCTCTATGTGTGTATGCATACTCCACCAACAGTAAG GTGATTTCAAGAATAATGCAAGAAACCTCTAGTGGCAGCTTTTGCTCCAATGACTGCATCTTGCAGAGTCTGATGGTGGCTTTGCCCTTTGGTGGAGTGG GTGCCTGTGGAATGGGATCCTTCCATGGACGCTACAGCTTTGAAACCTTCTCTCACAGAAAGGCGAGCCTGCTCAGAGGCACACGGTTTGAGTGTGTGACCTATCTGCGTTTTCCACCGTATGAGGACCGTAATCTGTCTCTGATGACCTGGGCCTGTGCTCTGTCCCAGAAAAGCCAGGGCTGGTGCCAGATCCTGTGA